Genomic segment of Bacteroides stercoris ATCC 43183:
CACCGCTGATGTCTTTGTCATTGACCATTCCTATGATGATATGGAGCTGGCGGTAGGTTTGCTGTTTCAGTTGTTCTACGATGTAGGTAATGCCGCCCACATTATGACCGGTATCACATATCAGGGTGGGAGCCTCTTGCAGCTTTTGCCAGCGTCCCATTAGCCCCGTCAGTTCGCAGACACGGGCGAAGCCGTTGCGCACGCTCCATTCGTCAATGCGGTATCCGGCCTCTTTCAGCAATGGCAAGGCTGTGAGGATGGTGCGTGTGTTTTTTAGTTGATAAAGTCCCTGCAACTCTGTTTTCAGTCCGGGATAATCGTTGTTCATCCTTTCTTCTGCAAATACGACAGGGGCTTTCTCTGCCGCGGCCTTTTGCAGGAAAACCGGTTTGGTCTCGGGGGTGGTTTCGCCAATGACTACGGGAATGCCGGGTTTGATGATACCTGCCTTTTCTCCCGCTATCTTTGCCAATGTGTCGCCCAAGAACTGGGTATGGTCGAAACTTATGTTGGTTATGATGCACAAATCCGGATGAATGATGTTCGTACAGTCCAACCGGCCGCCCAGTCCGACCTCTATAACGGCTACATCCACTTTCTCATCGGCAAAATAGCGGAATGCCATCGCTGTGGTCAATTCAAAGAAAGAAGGGTGCAGAGGCTCGAAAAAGTCACGTTCTTTTTCTACGAAGTGCACTACGTACTCTTCGGGTATGGGAGAGCCGTTTATACGGATACGTTCACGGAAATCCACCAGGTGGGGAGAGGTGTAAAGGCCCACGCGGTATCCCGCCTCCTGCAATATGGCAGCCAATGTATGGGAACAGGAGCCTTTGCCGTTGGTTCCTGCCACGTGGATTGTGCGGAACGAACGGTGGGGGTGTCCGAAATGTTCGTCTAATATGCGCGTGTTTTCCAAACCTTCTTTGTATGCCGAGCCGCCCACTTGCTGAAACATGGGTACGCTGTTATATAAGTAAGTTAAAGTGTTCTGATAGTCCATCTTTTATAAAAATTAACGGGAAAGCAATCCTTTCTCCTTATTAAAGTGTTATCTTTAGGAACGGCAAAGATAAGGCAATTTTATTTAAGTGTGTATGCTTGCTTTATTTTATATTGTCGGTATGAGGTATAAACTATTTAAATCTAAAGAGTATGGGAGCTAAGAAAAACTTTGTGATTGATACCAATGTTATCCTTCACGATTATAACTGTTTGAAGAATTTTCAAGAGAACGATATTTATCTTCCCATTGTAGTGCTTGAAGAACTCGATAAATTCAAGAAGGGCAACGAGCAGATAAATTTCAATGCCCGTGAGTTTGTCCGTGAGCTCGACTTGATTACCGATGATAACCTTTTTACCAAAGGTGCTCCGCTGGGCGAAGGTCTGGGACGCCTGTTCGTGGTGGCGGGTTCGGTAGATTCGCCCCGCGTGCACGACTCTTTCCCGGAACGTATTCCCGACCATCAGATACTCTCTGTCGTTGACTGGCTGACCGTGAAGAAGCCGAATATGAAATCCATTCTTGTCACCAAGGATGTCAACCTTCGTATGAAAGCGCGCTCTATCGGTCTGCTGTGCGAGGACTATATCAACGACAAGGTCATTAACGTGGATATATTTGAAAAGTCGAACGAAGTGTTCGAAGGGGTTGACCCGACTCTGATAGACCGCATCTATTCCTCTAAGGAAGGGTTGGACATCAGCGAATTCGACTTCAAGGATGTTATTCACCCCAACGAATGTTTTATCCTGAAGAGCGACCGCAGCAGCGTGCTTGCCCGCTACAATCCTTTTACCCATTCCGTTTGCCGTGTAAACAAGACAAAGAATTACGGCATCGAACCGCGTAATGCCGAACAGAGTTTTGCTTTCGAGGTATTGAATGACCCGAACATCAAGCTGGTGGCCCTCACCGGCAAGGCAGGAACGGGTAAGACCCTGTTGGCACTGGCAGCCGCTTTGGGCAAGCTGACGGACTATAAGCAAATCCTGCTGGCGCGTCCTATCGTTGCATTGTCCAATAAAGATATAGGTTTCTTGCCAGGTGATGCCAATGAGAAGGTAGCTCCGTATATGCAGCCGCTGTTTGATAACCTGAATGTAATCAAGCATCAGTTCGCATCTAACTCAAGCGAAGTGAAAAGGTTGGAAGATATGCAGAAAAGCGACCAGCTTGTCATTGAAGCCCTCGCCTTTATCCGCGGGCGCAGCCTGAGCGAGACCTACTGCATCATCGACGAAGCGCAGAACCTTACTCCTCACGAAATAAAAACCATTATAACACGTGCCGGCGAAGGGACGAAGATGGTATTCACGGGCGACATCCAACAGATTGACCAGCCGTATCTGGACAGCCAGTCCAACGGGCTTGTCTATATGATAGACCGCATGAGAGACCAGAACCTGTTTGCCCATGTCAATCTGGTGAAAGGAGAGCGTAGCCAGCTGAGCGAACTGGCAAGTAATTTAATGTAATATCTGCTGCTTTGCCTTTCTTGGTGAAGGCGAAGAATGTGACATAAAAAACGGATGATGCCCCACTGGTAAGCACCATCCGTTTTTATTAGTATACCATATTTTTATTATTTGCGTGCCGAGAAGTATTTCAGGAACTGGGTACGTTCGAAAGTGTTTATACCGTTCAGGTCGCTTACATTCAGCATGCCTTTGAACTGGCTGATGTTCTCCATCCCTTTGCGTTCCATCCATGCGCTCAGGAAGCGGACGTACTCTTCGATGATGGCGTAAGAATTCTGATAGAGTGCGCTGCATATCTCTACTGCCGAAGCGCCCGCCAAGATAGCTTTTACTACTCCTTCGGGAGCATGTATGCCGCCGGATGCCGCATAGTCCAGCTTGCTCACAGCCGCAGAGGCGATACCTATCCAACGTAAGGATTTGGATAAATCGGCATCTGTGCTGAAGACACTTCCGGCACTTTGAGCCATTTTTTCAATATCGATATCCGGCTGGTAGAACCGGTTGAACATTACTACTGCCGCCGCACCATTGGCATAGAGCTGGTCGATGAGTGCTATCGGATTGGTGAGGTTGTCTCCCAATTTCATGATAACAGGAATATTGACTGTTTTCCTGATATGGCTCAAGATGTCGATATGACGTTGTTCAAAAGAACCGTAAGCATATTGTATATCGGTTTGCAAAGCAAGGATATTGACTTCCAAAGCATCTGCTCCGGCCTCTTCTATCTTTCTGGCAAACTCAATCCAGTCCGCATCCTGATAGCAGTTAATGCTGGCAATGACAGGAATGTCACAGACTTTCTTGGTTTCTTTAATCAGATTCAAATATTCGCCCAATTTATGTTCGCGTATGTATCCTACCAGGTAATCGCTTCCTTCCGGATACATATTGGGATCTCCAAGCCAATCGGCTTCCATCATGATTTGTTCCTCAAAAAGAGACTTGAGTACAATGGCTCCTGCTCCGGCTTCGTAAAGCTTTTGGTTCTTGGCAGCACTGTCGGTAAGTCCGGAACTGCTGATAATAATCGGGTTTTTAAGTTTTAACCCTGCAAAGGTGGTTTCTAATGTTGCCATAATAACAGTTATTAGGTATTAATATATTCTTTCTCCAAATATTTTACTTCCTACACGTACCAGGGTACTGCCGGCGGCAATGGCCTCATGATAATCATGGGACATTCCCATTGACAGCTCCCGAAACCACTCTGCATTGGAAAACCAGGTGGCTTTAGCCTCTTGGAAGAAATTGTTTAATGAACGGAATTCAGCTTTGATTTGTTCGATATTGTCTGTATTCGTAGCCATGCCCATAAGTCCGCATATCCGGACATTGCCGAGCTTTTTCCATTCATCGCCTGCAAGCATCTCCCGGCATTCGTCGAAGCTGAAACCGAATTTGCTCTCTTCTTGTGCTATGTGCAGTTGAAGCAGGCAGTTTACGGTTCGTCCGGCCTTGGCTGCCTGCCTGTTGATTTCGGTAAGGAGTTTGTAGGAATCCACTCCATGAATCAGAGTAACATAGGGTACGATATATTTGATTTTATTCGTTTGCAGATGTCCGATGAAATGCCATTCGATATCTTTTGGAAGGCTCTCGTATTTGGCAGTCATTTCCTGCACCTTGCTTTCTCCGAACACACGCTGCCCTGCGCTATAAGCTTCCTCTATGGCCTCGTTGGGGTGAAATTTGGAAACAGCTACCAGCCGCACCCCATCAGGTAGTTCGCTCAGTACTTGTTTTATGTTTTCTGCAATACTCATCGTATATATGATAATCTGTGAAATGAAATTTTCAGGTTCTTATACTTCCGGCTTATCATCCGGTTCTGCGCTGTACGGATATACATCCATGATGGCGGTTTCCGCTACCGATGCAATTTGGTAGTCGGCCATTGTGCCTTTCATGCCCTCATCCAGCTTCTTTACCGCATCACGCAAGTCGGCTGCCTGCACCAATACCTGGGTAGACGTTTTTTTCTCGGCACCGCTTTTCTCGTCCAATGTAATGAAAACCAGCTTGCATTTGAACCAACGGTCGGCAGCTTCCTCTTCGCATGGAAACAGTTCGCTGTAGTTGGCACGTTTGATGTCCGATACCGTGAATTCTCCTGAAATAAACGGTGTCATCTCTTCGATGATACGTGCTTCCGCTTCCGTAAAACTGAGTGCATCTACCAGATAAGGTTCGGTAACTTTTTTGTTCATTCCGTTTTCCATTGTTTTTTCATAACGGATTTTACACTCAAACCATGTATGCATTGCCATAATCTTCTGATTTTAGTTAGTATTTTAATTAGTAAACGATTGTTTCCTCTTCCTGCCTTTTGCGGCTTGCAGAAGAAACCCTTCCCTTTTTTATCATGAAAGGATGTACAAAGATAAACGAAAAAGGGGAAAAAAGTTTGATATAGCCGGAAGAAGATTATGTTAATGCAAAACTTTTTATCTGTTTGGCGTCTGTTTGGGAACAAACCCGTATTTTGAAAACAGTTGGCAAAGGATATGACGGACCGGTTGGCTATTTTATTGGAATAACCGTTCTTTGGCGGCGTTAAACCAATAAAACAACAACAAGATTTATGGCAGTAGTAGCTTATTTAAGAGTAAGTACAGAAAAACAGTTTTTGGAAAACCAGCGAGAGGAAATTGTACGCTTCGCAGAAAGGAACGGGATGAGCATTGACAAATGGTATACGGAAACGGTCAGCGGAAGCGTCAGCAGTAAAGAACGTAAGTTGTCGGGGGTGTTGGATAAGATGCGTCCAGGCGATTCTTTGATTGTTACGGAGATATCACGGCTCAGCCGTACGCTGCTTGAGATTATGACTATTCTCAATTCGTGTATAAAAAAGGGGGTGATATTGTATAGCACCAAAGAGGGATACGTTTTTCAGAATGACATTAACAGCAAAGTGCTGGGGTTTGCATTCGGACTGATGGCCGAGATAGAGCGTAATCTGATTTCAATGCGTACTAAAGAGGCGCTGGCCCGTAGAAAGCAGGAAGGAAAGCACTTGGGGCGTAAAAAGGGGGATATGCCTAAGATGAAGATACTTGCGGAGAATAAGAAACAATTGCTTAAAGAGCAGAAGAAAGGAACATCCTGCTCTGAACTCGCCCGGCGGATGGGAGTGTCCAGAACAACCATGTTCCGTTTTCTGCATCATAAAAGATAAACCGGAAGTCTCTAACCGGGATGTGCTGTGATTCACTGCGGATTATGCCGATTATTACAGACGGATTTTAAGCGTCCGAGGCTTACTCAAGAATATCTAATCTGTACATATCTGTGTAATCTGTGGCGAATTAAGAGTTCCGGAAACTTCGTTTGTGCAGATTCTTCAGTTCGAAAGAGAGCATGATACGGAAGAATCCTATGATAAGGAATGCAAACGAAATCATATAAACGGCGTAGATAGCTCCGACCGTCGGTTGCCACAGGATAATAAGCGAGCATACGATGGCAAGGATGCCGAATGCTGTATACCAGCCCCACTCTTTTGTCCCGTACCTCTTTAAGTCCATTGCATAGCCTACCGAGGAAAATCCCCGGAACATCAGCCAGAAGGCGATGATAAACGGAATGACTTCCATGCTCAGCACAGGATAAGTCACCAGGTAGAGTCCCAAAATCATATCAATGACTCCTCCTGCCAGGTACCAGCCCCAGCTGGATACCCTTTGGCGGTTGCTTACTGCAAAGGCAATTTCCAGCAAACCGCTGACCAGCATCGAGATGCTGAATAAAATACTCAATGCGGCATATCCGTTAAAAGGGAAGAACATTAGCCCCAGAGCTACGGCTACATACAGGATGCCGAGAATAAGTGAAACCCACCAGTTTTTTACTTCCTGTTTCAGCTCATCAAAAATTGTTTTCATGTAAATCTTAATTTAAAAGTGATTATTATAAGTTCGTTGGGGGAATAACAATCTGTGGTATGAAAAGTTTTATTGAACTTTTTCAGCATCCCGTTTGTTTCTCTATTGTATAAATTGATAAAATTATGGCTACAACAAAATTTAAGGGACAACCGGTAAAAGTTATCGGTGAGTTTATAAAAGTAGGAGCAGTCGCTCCTGATTTCGAGTTGGTAAAGACGGATTTATCTTCTTTCTCTTTGAAAGAACTGAACGGGAAGAATGTAATTCTTAATATTTTTCCGAGTCTGGATACCGGCGTTTGTGCTGCTTCCGTACGCAAATTCAATGAATTGGCTGCCGGTTTGCCGGATACGGTGGTATTGGCTGTTTCAAAGGACCTGCCTTTTGCACATGCCCGTTTTTGTACGACGGAAGGTATTGAGAACGTAATTCCCTTGTCCGATTTCCGTTGCTCGGATTTTGATGAAAACTATGGCGTGCGTATGGCAGACGGACCGTTAAGCGGTTTGCTGGCGCGGGCGGTGATTGTTGTCGGTAAAGATGGAAAGATTGCCTATACGGAACTCGTACCGGAGATTACGCAAGAGCCGGACTATGAAAAGGCGATTGCGGCAGTTAGGAAATAACCTCTTTGGACTTAACTATGCAATAAAAAAACGGTGGATGAAGAAGGGCTGTCTTTATCCACCGTTTTTTATTCTTATTTTTTCTGTTTTATTCCTTTATAAATCAGGAAACCTACAACGAATATCGCAACTGCCAGAATGATATAACCGATTTCGTGGCTGTATTCCGTAGCCAATATATAGACATCGTTGGTTGTCTTGATGTCTGTGAACCGGTATATAAAATAGCCGAGCAGCGCCAGTATCGTGTTCCAGATTCCCGCACCGAGCGTTGTGTAAAGCAGGAACGAGCCTAATTTCATGCCGGCGAGTCCGGCCGGAATACTGATAAGCTGCCGTACTGCGGGGATAAGACGTCCGAAGAATGTGGATGCGGCGCCATGCTTCCTGAAGTACTCTTCGGCATGGCGTACTTTCGCTTCGTCAATCAGGCACATATGCCCGAAACGGCTGTTGGCAAATTTATAGACAATAGGACGACCCAGCCAACGTGCAAGATAGTAGTTTATGAGTGCGCCGAGATCTGCGCCGATGGTTGCGAAAATAACGACAAGGAAGATATTCATACTGTCATCGGTCATCGCTTTCCATGCAGCCGGCGGCACTATAACTTCCGATGGAAATGGGATAAATGAACTTTCGATAGTCATGAAGATGGTAACTACCCAATAATTCAGATTTTCTAAAACCCATTTGATAAGTTCTGCAGATGATTCCATATATAATACTTGTGATTAATAATTTGTTTATGTCTTTAAAATAAACCTGACCCGCCAAATATCTCTTTCACTCTTTTTATCATTTCATCCCGGTTTTTACAGTCCAGCAAATCCAGCATGTTTTCCAGGTCTTTTGCCTGAAACGGGTGTGCGCAAAGCTGGTTGTACTTTAGGAAGTTCTCCATGTCGTCAAGTAACAGATAAAGGGCGGTCAGCTTCTCGTTGATATTCTCGAAGTCGGGCTCCAGTTTCTTAACCTGCTCAAAAGCCGTTTGGGCATATTGTATATGGCCCGTTTCCATGCTGCTCATGCCGATTTCATTCCAAGTATCGGCACACGGGGCACACTCTAAAGCCAAAGCCCATTTCTTTACAGCCTTGTCGAAATCTCCTTTTTCCATATACATACCTCCCTCAATCAGATAAGGCTCTGCATCTTTCGGGCCTATCTCATGGGCTTTCTTGAAAAACAGGTCGGCCTGACGCTTTTCGCCTAAGTTATAGAGGCAAATCGCTACATGCGCATATAAAGACGGCAACATCGTTGAGTCGGTATCTTTACTGTGTATGACCAATTCAAGATACCGGTACCCTTCTTCCCAGTGTCCTTTGGATATTTCATTGAATCCGATGAACATATGGAGGAAATTGGGGCTGACGGCTTTATATTTTTCTGCCAGGGTATAATTCTCAAGCGCGCTTTCTTCATTTCCAAGTTGATAGAAAGCATGTCCTTTCATCATATAGGCAT
This window contains:
- a CDS encoding master DNA invertase Mpi family serine-type recombinase, yielding MAVVAYLRVSTEKQFLENQREEIVRFAERNGMSIDKWYTETVSGSVSSKERKLSGVLDKMRPGDSLIVTEISRLSRTLLEIMTILNSCIKKGVILYSTKEGYVFQNDINSKVLGFAFGLMAEIERNLISMRTKEALARRKQEGKHLGRKKGDMPKMKILAENKKQLLKEQKKGTSCSELARRMGVSRTTMFRFLHHKR
- a CDS encoding tetratricopeptide repeat protein; the protein is MSKKNLLSGRDKELQELAEQYEAAKAENKPIYLDADDLADLADWYAMHRKNSQATEVVEYGLSLHPGSTPLLVEQAYLFMDARERDKAKQVIEEITEDYSSEVKVLKANILLGEGKIDEAEQLLDSIEDKEDLANIVDVSYMYIDMGYPDKAVPWLTRGLEKYAEEEEYLAVTADCFLAQGLKDKAEMFYNKLIDKNPYSAPYWFGLARCYFEQQLFDKAIEACDYAIVSDEEFADAYMMKGHAFYQLGNEESALENYTLAEKYKAVSPNFLHMFIGFNEISKGHWEEGYRYLELVIHSKDTDSTMLPSLYAHVAICLYNLGEKRQADLFFKKAHEIGPKDAEPYLIEGGMYMEKGDFDKAVKKWALALECAPCADTWNEIGMSSMETGHIQYAQTAFEQVKKLEPDFENINEKLTALYLLLDDMENFLKYNQLCAHPFQAKDLENMLDLLDCKNRDEMIKRVKEIFGGSGLF
- the tpx gene encoding thiol peroxidase, translated to MATTKFKGQPVKVIGEFIKVGAVAPDFELVKTDLSSFSLKELNGKNVILNIFPSLDTGVCAASVRKFNELAAGLPDTVVLAVSKDLPFAHARFCTTEGIENVIPLSDFRCSDFDENYGVRMADGPLSGLLARAVIVVGKDGKIAYTELVPEITQEPDYEKAIAAVRK
- a CDS encoding PhoH family protein — encoded protein: MGAKKNFVIDTNVILHDYNCLKNFQENDIYLPIVVLEELDKFKKGNEQINFNAREFVRELDLITDDNLFTKGAPLGEGLGRLFVVAGSVDSPRVHDSFPERIPDHQILSVVDWLTVKKPNMKSILVTKDVNLRMKARSIGLLCEDYINDKVINVDIFEKSNEVFEGVDPTLIDRIYSSKEGLDISEFDFKDVIHPNECFILKSDRSSVLARYNPFTHSVCRVNKTKNYGIEPRNAEQSFAFEVLNDPNIKLVALTGKAGTGKTLLALAAALGKLTDYKQILLARPIVALSNKDIGFLPGDANEKVAPYMQPLFDNLNVIKHQFASNSSEVKRLEDMQKSDQLVIEALAFIRGRSLSETYCIIDEAQNLTPHEIKTIITRAGEGTKMVFTGDIQQIDQPYLDSQSNGLVYMIDRMRDQNLFAHVNLVKGERSQLSELASNLM
- a CDS encoding DUF4494 domain-containing protein; amino-acid sequence: MAMHTWFECKIRYEKTMENGMNKKVTEPYLVDALSFTEAEARIIEEMTPFISGEFTVSDIKRANYSELFPCEEEAADRWFKCKLVFITLDEKSGAEKKTSTQVLVQAADLRDAVKKLDEGMKGTMADYQIASVAETAIMDVYPYSAEPDDKPEV
- a CDS encoding dihydroorotate dehydrogenase-like protein — translated: MATLETTFAGLKLKNPIIISSSGLTDSAAKNQKLYEAGAGAIVLKSLFEEQIMMEADWLGDPNMYPEGSDYLVGYIREHKLGEYLNLIKETKKVCDIPVIASINCYQDADWIEFARKIEEAGADALEVNILALQTDIQYAYGSFEQRHIDILSHIRKTVNIPVIMKLGDNLTNPIALIDQLYANGAAAVVMFNRFYQPDIDIEKMAQSAGSVFSTDADLSKSLRWIGIASAAVSKLDYAASGGIHAPEGVVKAILAGASAVEICSALYQNSYAIIEEYVRFLSAWMERKGMENISQFKGMLNVSDLNGINTFERTQFLKYFSARK
- a CDS encoding HdeD family acid-resistance protein encodes the protein MKTIFDELKQEVKNWWVSLILGILYVAVALGLMFFPFNGYAALSILFSISMLVSGLLEIAFAVSNRQRVSSWGWYLAGGVIDMILGLYLVTYPVLSMEVIPFIIAFWLMFRGFSSVGYAMDLKRYGTKEWGWYTAFGILAIVCSLIILWQPTVGAIYAVYMISFAFLIIGFFRIMLSFELKNLHKRSFRNS
- a CDS encoding DedA family protein — its product is MESSAELIKWVLENLNYWVVTIFMTIESSFIPFPSEVIVPPAAWKAMTDDSMNIFLVVIFATIGADLGALINYYLARWLGRPIVYKFANSRFGHMCLIDEAKVRHAEEYFRKHGAASTFFGRLIPAVRQLISIPAGLAGMKLGSFLLYTTLGAGIWNTILALLGYFIYRFTDIKTTNDVYILATEYSHEIGYIILAVAIFVVGFLIYKGIKQKK
- a CDS encoding bifunctional folylpolyglutamate synthase/dihydrofolate synthase yields the protein MDYQNTLTYLYNSVPMFQQVGGSAYKEGLENTRILDEHFGHPHRSFRTIHVAGTNGKGSCSHTLAAILQEAGYRVGLYTSPHLVDFRERIRINGSPIPEEYVVHFVEKERDFFEPLHPSFFELTTAMAFRYFADEKVDVAVIEVGLGGRLDCTNIIHPDLCIITNISFDHTQFLGDTLAKIAGEKAGIIKPGIPVVIGETTPETKPVFLQKAAAEKAPVVFAEERMNNDYPGLKTELQGLYQLKNTRTILTALPLLKEAGYRIDEWSVRNGFARVCELTGLMGRWQKLQEAPTLICDTGHNVGGITYIVEQLKQQTYRQLHIIIGMVNDKDISGVLALLPKDAVYYFTKASVKRALPEEELCRLAAKAGLQGNCYPDVPAAVTAAQEKSHPEDFIFVGGSSFIVADLLANRDALNFH
- a CDS encoding YggS family pyridoxal phosphate-dependent enzyme; translated protein: MSIAENIKQVLSELPDGVRLVAVSKFHPNEAIEEAYSAGQRVFGESKVQEMTAKYESLPKDIEWHFIGHLQTNKIKYIVPYVTLIHGVDSYKLLTEINRQAAKAGRTVNCLLQLHIAQEESKFGFSFDECREMLAGDEWKKLGNVRICGLMGMATNTDNIEQIKAEFRSLNNFFQEAKATWFSNAEWFRELSMGMSHDYHEAIAAGSTLVRVGSKIFGERIY